One window of Nymphaea colorata isolate Beijing-Zhang1983 chromosome 11, ASM883128v2, whole genome shotgun sequence genomic DNA carries:
- the LOC116264966 gene encoding uncharacterized protein LOC116264966 — protein sequence MRLNESYGNIRSQILAKDPLPNINKVYSLVLQEETRRLLVPQLLSSENTALAVNSLPSFNKNFQPRGQQYTRNRPRPKCDHCGQLGHIQARCYALHGYPPNHPKSKASPEMAKGGHTQNGSSANVTTAATVLSQLTEDQLSKLTAWLSADDKPAAANVAGPFVEEADWSG from the exons ATGAGACTCAATGAATCGTATGGCAACattagaagccagattcttgCCAAAGATCCATTACCCAATATTAACAAGGTTTACTCCCTTGTGCTGCAAGAGGAAACTCGGCGACTACTAGTTCCACAACTCTTAAGTTCTGAAAATACTGCGTTAGCAGTAAACTCACTACCttcttttaacaaaaacttTCAGCCAAGAGGACAGCAGTACACTAGGAACAGGCCACGTCCAAAATGTGACCATTGTGGACAACTTGGGCATATCCAAGCACGCTGTTATGCATTACATGGCTACCCGCCTAACCATCCAAAATCTAAAGCTTCACCTGAAATGGCTAAAGGCGGACACACTCAAAATGGATCCTCGGCAAATGTCACTACTGCTGCAACAGTTCTCTCCCAATTGACTGAAGATCAACTCAGCAAATTAACGGCATGGCTTAGTGCTGATGATAAACCTGCTGCCGCAAACGTCGCAG GACCGTTTGTCGAAGAGGCTGATTGGAGTGGGTAG
- the LOC116264000 gene encoding sulfhydryl oxidase 2-like, with protein MRESACFLVLFCPGSVVSSRTRKMIIIMKMAALLLLAVLPVGVLSASVLSGGKGNSGSQMRRSLLRSISEPDSKDFAVDLDSSNFVKVLKDVPAPWVIVEFFAHWCPACRNYKPHYEKVARLFNGADAAHSGIIFMGRVDCALKINTNLCDKFSVGHYPMLLWGPPNEFVSGHWKPEDGKGKIQAIEDAHTADRLLNWINKRLDRAFSLDDEKAEKVFLHMHNISDSGQILQAAFDIDEATAKAFDIILEHKMIKADTRAPLIQFLQLLAAHHPSKRCRRGSSEMLVNFDYSWPSNLWSIHAEKESVPSGNTSFTNTGICGEEVPHGSWIFCRGSRNDTRGFSCGLWLLLHSLSVRVDDAESHLAFSTICNFIHNFFICEECRHHFYDMCSSVSSPFNTTRDFALWLWKTHNKVNLRLKQEEEALGTGDPKFPKKVWPSRLLCPACYIAVGGEKNSTTEVEWNEAEVFRFLIDYYGKMIKSSSDGIDLTGKKSDLQMVDDLTTSNAVAVPVGAAVAIALASCAFGALACFWRSQQKNRKYYHQLHSLKNI; from the exons ATGAGGGAGAGCGCGTGCTTTCTCGTTCTCTTTTGTCCTGGTTCGGTGGTGTCGTCTAGAACGAGGAAGATGATCATCATTATGAAAATGGCAGCTTTACTTCTGTTGGCGGTTCTTCCAGTAGGCGTCCTATCTGCCAGCGTCCTGAGCGGGGGGAAAGGAAACAGTGGTTCTCAGATGAGGAGGTCTCTTTTGAGATCAATAAGCGAGCCGGATTCGAAAGATTTCGCCGTGGATTTGGACAGCTCTAACTTCGTCAAGGTCCTCAAGGATGTACCTGCTCCTTGGGTGATCGTCGAGTTCTTTGCACACTG GTGTCCTGCTTGTCGAAATTACAAG CCCCATTATGAAAAAGTGGCTAGGCTTTTCAATGGAGCAGATGCTGCACACTCTGGGATTATATTTATGGGAAGGGTTGATTGTGCTTTAAAG ATAAATACAAATCTATGTGATAAATTTTCTGTTGGCCATTACCCCATGCTTCTTTGGGGTCCTCCAAATGAATTTGTGTCTGGCCACTGGAAACCTGAAGATGGAAAAGGTAAAATTCAAGCTATTGAAGACGCACACACAGCTGATCGCTTGCTTAACTGGATAAATAAAAGACTTGACAG GGCTTTTTCATTGGATGACGAGAAAGCTGAAAAGGTTTTTCTTCATATGCATAATATTTCTGATTCTGGTCAG ATTCTGCAAGCTGCATTTGATATTGATGAAGCAACAGCTAAAGCTTTTGACATCATCCTGGAACACAAG ATGATAAAAGCAGATACTCGAGCTCCTCTAATACAGTTTCTGCAACTTTTAGCGGCCCATCATCCTTCCAAGAG GTGCCGAAGAGGCAGCTCTGAGATGCTTGTCAACTTTGATTATTCTTGGCCTTCAAATCTGTGGTCAATTCATGCAGAGAAGGAATCTGTTCCTTCTggaaacacatcattcacaaaCACTGGCATTTGTGGTGAAGAGGTCCCTCATGGTTCTTGG ATATTTTGTCGTGGCAGCAGAAATGATACCAGAGGATTCAG CTGTGGTTTGTGGTTACTTCTCCACTCTCTGTCTGTTAGAGTTGACGATGCAGAGAGCCATTTGGCTTTTTCTACCATATGCAACTTCAttcataacttttttatttgtgaGGAATGTCGCCATCATTTCTATGACATGTGTTCCAG TGTTTCCAGTCCCTTCAATACAACCAGGGATTTTGCCTTGTGGCTATGGAAAACACACAACAAGGTGAATCTGAGGctaaagcaagaagaagaagctctTGGTACTGGAGACCCGAAATTCCCAAAAAAAGTCTGGCCATCCAGGCTACTCTGCCCAGCTTGTTATATTGCTGTGGGCGGGGAGAAAAATAGCACAACGGAAGTTGAGTGGAATGAAGCGGAAGTGTTCCGTTTCTTAATTGATTATTATGGGAAGATGATTAAGTCATCTTCAGACGGAATTGATCTGACTGGGAAAAAGAGTGACCTGCAAATGGTTGATGATCTGACCACATCAAATGCAGTTGCAGTGCCTGTTGGAGCCGCAGTAGCTATTGCATTGGCCAGCTGTGCCTTTGGAGCGCTTGCTTGCTTCTGGCGATCACAGCAAAAAAACCGGAAGTACTACCACCAACTACACTCTTTAAAGAACATATGA
- the LOC116263910 gene encoding uncharacterized protein LOC116263910: protein MGDHFVLLVDRLITASTLEAAIQSRNMSQIQVADEKSSTGLATQWNSGDGDAVSAVPKLVECRICQDEDHDCNMESPCACCGSLKYAHRKCIQRWCNEKGDTTCEICHQPFRPNYTAPPQMFHYGGIPMNFRGSWEISRQDLHNPQFIAMVATDRSFLDSDYDDFTVSSTRSALCCRAVAVIFTVLLLLKHALPIIIGESDEYALTMLTLFLLKTAGVLIPVYVMVRAVSMFYRRRRRQGAADEPLSTSEDEDEEQRVHVIHVS from the exons ATGGGTGATCATTTTGTGCTATTGGTGGATCGTTTGATCACTGCATCGACGCTGGAGGCGGCAATCCAGAGCCGAAACATGAGCCAAATCCAAGTGGCGGACGAGAAATCGTCGACGGGTTTGGCCACACAATGGAATTCCGGCGACGGCGATGCTGTGTCTGCGGTGCCCAAATTGGTGGAGTGCCGGATTTGCCAGGATGAGGACCATGACTGCAACATGGAGTCTCCGTGTGCTTGTTGTGGTAGCCtgaag TATGCGCATCGCAAATGCATTCAGAGGTGGTGCAATGAGAAGGGAGACACCACTTGTGAGATATGTCATCAG CCATTCAGGCCCAATTACACAGCACCTCCTCAAATGTTCCATTATGGTGGCATTCCAATGAACTTTCG GGGAAGTTGGGAAATCTCAAGGCAGGACTTGCACAATCCACAATTTATAGCAATGGTTGCAACTGACCGCAGCTTTTTGGATTCTGATTATGATGATTTTACTGTTTCTAGTACAAGAAGTGCGTTATGCTGCCGTGCTGTGGCTGTCATT TTCACAGTCCTGCTGCTCCTCAAACATGCGCTGCCCATCATAATTGGTGAATCCGATGAGTACGCATTAACGATGTTAACA CTATTTCTGTTGAAGACTGCGGGAGTCCTCATTCCTGTCTATGTAATGGTGCGTGCAGTAAGTATGTTTTACCGCAGGAGACGGCGTCAG ggggCTGCAGATGAACCACTTAGTACATCTGAAGACGAAGATGAAGAACAACGTGTACATGTAATACATGTAAGCTAA
- the LOC116263601 gene encoding cysteine-rich repeat secretory protein 38-like, with translation MQSVFSILTNDAPPVLFANATAGQGTSERVYGLVQSRGDVGEDNCRKCIQNSTLQVVKYCPNTRDAIIWYEKCQLRYSNTDLFGQLNTDDSGDWHWTYGKVEDPKAFYEKLGTL, from the coding sequence ATGCAGAGCGTCTTCTCCATCTTGACAAACGATGCCCCTCCCGTTCTCTTTGCCAACGCCACCGCAGGGCAAGGAACATCGGAAAGAGTGTATGGCCTGGTTCAGTCTAGGGGCGACGTTGGTGAAGACAACTGCCGGAAGTGCATCCAGAATTCGACCCTACAGGTCGTCAAATACTGCCCCAACACAAGAGATGCCATCATATGGTATGAAAAATGTCAGCTTCGCTACTCCAACACCGACCTCTTTGGCCAACTAAACACAGATGATTCTGGCGATTGGCACTGGACCTACGGTAAAGTGGAAGACCCTAAAGCCTTCTACGAGAAGTTGGGCACTCTATAG